Part of the Spinacia oleracea cultivar Varoflay chromosome 5, BTI_SOV_V1, whole genome shotgun sequence genome, AGTGCTGCAAGTGTTGTGTTGATATTATGATAATTTACTGGTCTGATCTGGAGTTTATGGTTGATGCAGTGGAAGCTATCTCTGGAGGGAAGGTGATGATCGATGTTTCATACTTTGGAATACATGTGCACAGTGAGACTATTGATCTGTGCAAAGAAACGTCTTGTCCGATATCAGCAGGGGACTTTGTACTTTCTCATAAACAAACTCTGCCAATTTTCACTCCCCCAGTAAGTCATTTTTCTTCCATTCATGTTTGACCTATCATCTATTTCAATAACTCCTATATTGGAGTATGTGgcctctgttttctcctagcaTATCTAacctttttattatttattggaACTGTTAGGGCTCATATACTCTCAAGTTGAGGATAAACAACAGCAATCAGCTGCTTACTTGCGCCAGTTTTGGTTTCACCATTGGCTTTGGAGGATCTGCTTATGATAGCTGACCGCTTTCTGCAAAATAATGCTTTGTGTAttataaatgtttttttttaatgtatggTACAACGTATGACTATTGACACTCTCGTGTGGCAATGTGGATAATAATGTATGAATTCTGATGAAGCTATTAGATGCAGAAGCTTATGCATGTCTTCCTTCACTCTTTACTGCAGcgttatccatattttattttacattTTCTCACCCCCTTTTGCCGCAAATTTATAGCAATATAAGTTATACAACTACAACAGCAGCGTCAACATTTGTTTCTTTTAACAATAACATCAACATGGACGATCTTATGTTGATTGAGTAGAACTTTTCTGTGAATCACAACTTCTATTTAGGGAATTGCCCCTTCTTCTCAGAATTTGTATATATTTTGTAATGCCCGCTTTCAACAGAATAGTTCAGACTTCAGATTATTAGTTGTTGGAACGTGCACGCTCCCCCAAGGGATAcaaatatatattataaaaacagtACGTAGAAAACCACTGTCAAAATTCATGGGAAATTAGCTGGAAGCCTGGAATAATAAAAACGAACGACTTATGGTTGTAAACTGGAGTACTTGTGCTTTTTTTGTATGCAAAGCTCGTCTTTGTGCAGATATTCAAATGCTTTATTTATAGGTTACGGAAAACGAGAAGGTCCCTTCAATAAACAAATTTGTATGAATTAATTAAGACAACAACAATACACAAGCATAGATCATATTTCCTAATTAGTCATTTATAAGACAAAAGTGTGAATGACTTGTTAACCCGGAGGCACTGAATGCTCTGAGAGAGTCGTGTAAATGTCACTTATCGTCTTTGGTGTGGTTCTACAACAATCGCCAAATAGAGAAGCCCCTACCTTCTGccatttttttcacaaaagaaACTAATCTTCATCTTGAACCCCTGTATTTTGCTGTAGCAAATACAATGTGTCAAAAGAGTGGAATTAGCAACAAAAATAAGCAAGCTTAATGCCTTGACATAATTCACAAGGTCATGCTGTTTCTACTAAATTCGAgacatttaataatttaaaaagtgGGTGGTGTTAATATTAAGACAGATAGAACCAATTGCATCAAAATACTACAGTAGATGGTTACAAAATAGTAATAGACAAATAAAAACGCCAAATATACGCTACAAAAAAAACAATGACCTAAACAGGCACAAGAAGGTAGCTTGACAATCCACCATAATTAGAGTAAAAAAAATTACGGACTGATACTTGTAAGAAAAATTTGAGTTTTTAAACTCCCACGATCACCCCTAGTGCCGATAAGTTCAGAAATGGAGGTAATGTAAGAAATCAAACCAAGAGCGCTTACTAAAATACAGGAATTGCAGCGGCTGACAACAACTATGAAAACCTTTCAAAGACATGTATAGGAAAGAAGACCAATGCTTTGATTCGTTGTCCTGATCATGAAAGAAACACCCATCTCAATCAGCATAAGCTACCCAGTAGAATTGAAGGAAAGAAAGAAAGCTCGAGGTTCTGTTCTAGTACACACTAGGGTTCCAGAaccttattttttaaatattgggAACTAATCTACAAGAAACAATCCATACCAGCAATCACGCAAGAGTAGATTGAGAAAATATGCTAgttaattaaagaaaacacaaattACACAAAACCTGAAAAGCAAGACACTTCTTCTCAATTAGGCACTGAGCTGATCATATCGATTACTGAAGAAATGTTGCGGAGAAGATAAGCCGCCATGTTTGTTTCAGCCAAAACTGTCCACCACCCAGTTCAATATAATAAAAATCAGAATTGCTCGAATATTCGGGAGGGAGGTAACAAAAAATGGTACATAAACAGCCGACAAACAAGTTCAATCCAACATCAAAAATATCTAGCACTCTAGCAGACCATAAATATTGATCCTCATAGAAAACCATCTCACTTGTTCTTCAAATAAATTGAGGATCTAACACAAGGTCATTATGAAGTTATATGCTTTGAAGCAACAAAATCCTTTCTACACAgctaatataaaaaaatattaaaaaaatcctGCTAACTGGCAGCAATTAATACAGTGATTAACCCAGTCACTTAAAAGTACACCATGCAGAATCTAACAGTGTATTGGAAGGAGGGGGAGAGTGAGGGATCTATTATCTGTCCTTCCCCTTTTAGCAAATCAAATCCTTTCAATATTAGAAAGACTTGGAAGAGAAATGCGAGCACACTTCTTCCCCCCCATCTCTTTCGTTCCCCTTCCCTCTAGGATTGTTAAACAAGCGCACTCTAGAAGTAACTTCCATACAAGAGCTCACAGCAAATCTGTGTCACCTATTCTGACTTCTACGGGCTTGAGCATTCTTAGAGATTGCTTACACAAGTATAAACTAAAACACACAAGTATAGGAGAGAATCTAATTCCCTACACACGGATCATCCATTATAGAATTGTAGTGAAACATGGGAGACATAATGAGGCCGTCATGGAAACAAATagtaaaataacaaaataaccTGTCAATCCAATACCCCTCGGAAAGCTCTACCCATTGCACGATTGGGTTAAGAGGGAACTATATACAGCCTTATCAGTAACTGTGTTTTCTAGACACTCTTGATTGGAAAGGCATCAACCAACttaacaaccattaagccacaCGTAAACAAGTCAGTAGTTACCAAATTTGGTCCTTTACAATCCAATATCCAGTAGTGCCACTTTCAGCTATATAGAAGACGGACTTAAGCCCTAATCTTTACCCTCTTGAACAATCAACCACCAAACAGATCTAAGATCAATAATGGTTACCAATATTAGATCTTCTATAGATCTTAGTCTCTCTGACTCTTGTAGTGTTATCTCCAAGTCTAACTATTTACCACTCTCGGgtaaaccccccccccccccccccctctccaCTATCTCACTCCTTCTAAATGATCATTAGAATTTTACTGTCTCTAAGATAGAAGATAAAAAATAATTGTGCATGAAAGTGCGGGTGGATTAAGGTAATTTCACTATTATGGAAATAGTAACCATaactccttgcttttataagcGTTGGGATAAGTGTTAGGATAAAAATATCTTGCATTAGGAGGAATGACTCACATTCCAAATGATCAGAGGAATGCAGCCACCcatgtgaacttatattttAGTCTAGAATACCACTTCAAGGATTTAAATCAATCACACATAATATGAACTTATATTTTAGTCTAGAATACGACCCTATGTACTTCACTGATCACTATTATGTCAATATGTATCATGTGTCATACGTCCattgattataaattataatacgAAAATAAGCATCACACCTTCCatttttaaatgaaaaaaataaattcagatggATTCAGCAGAACAGTCAAAattttacataaaataaaactaCAGTCCCATATAACCAGTGGTGATCAATATATAAATCCATACATAACCACCTTTTCATTCTTGAAAGTTCCATATTATTTGAATATCACAGATCTCATCATCATAACTAAACTCGAACATTACTATCAgtctataaaaattaaaagctcGAAAAAACCAAAAACTATCCTTGTCATTAGAGATATATCAGCCAAATAGGGAGGGGGGATGCATAAGTTATTATGCTAGAACTACATATAGAAGCAATTGCAAGAACTGATTTCGTAAAAAACATCACCAACCGTTCGATCTTAGACAATTCGAGCAATTTGTCCACACATATTTTGTCCTTTTCAACACAGTTTCTGAATAAATAGCATACCAATGCTAAAAATAACACCCAAAGTTTTAAAAACAGATAACACAATTGACTCCTATGGCAGAGAATTAAACATTAATACATATAGTGCCTTTTATTTAAAAGAATCAACTTACATTTTATAAGGTAGAGTAAAGACGCGAGAAGTATTATGTTTTGTTCTTCTGACCTGAATAACAGAGAAATGGAATTTCAGAAAATGATCTCAACCGCTTTTGACCACTTCATCTTCACTTAGTTGTCACAATGGTTGTTCAACTTCCACTATCAATGCAacaacggagggagtatttgtaaCAATAAGACATTCATACAAATTGGTAACTTTTATTGAAAGAATGTGATTGATCAAAACAATAGTGAATGCTTATAGATCAAACATAGAAGCTTACATTAGCTCTGCATTCCACCACTATGCCAAGAACATATTCCTCTACACAAGGCACATGCATATCgcacaaaagaagaaaaaaaacgagAAATTAGTATGCTAATTCCTTTATCTAAGAAAAGGATCTACAAACGATATAAATGTTTGAGGAAAATGAGTGGTTATAAATTTCCCAACAAGTTATGAGATATTCTATACACTGCTTCCTTCATAAGAGCATCTCACACTTACAATAGATTTATAATGGCAAAGTTTCTCTTGTGATGAATATCACCGGAGACAGGGAGTCCATACTAATTAAGCAAGCAGTCAAGCCTCCATTTAGGCATGGCTCCATTTGAAACACATGCATTAGACATGACACTTTATCTTACCTTAAAAACAAGTTAGTATAACCAATAATTTAGTATTTCCCTCTCTTAATATCTAACCTACTTTAACATGGCTTCAAACCGTTGTTGAGATCATTTTCTGAAAATGCATAGAGAGGGAAAGAAGAACATGTATTAGTTTTGTTTAGTGAGTATTATATTGATACGCCATATTGATTAATATGGCGTATCAATCCCCCGAAAACAATGAGCTTGCCACCAAAAAGCAAATTAGTTGTTCAGCAAAAcctctaaaccctaaaccccaaTCCACGGGTTTTCTAGTAATTTGAAATCAAACAATTCAATTAACCATCGAGAATGAGGCATGGTGATACAATAATTGAAATCTATCactaatataaaaaaaacaaaaaaaatcacaagaacTAAAAAGAATAGTAATAAATCAATGCAGTGAGAAGAAAACCAAATCAATCAACAAAACAAATTGAAAAGAATCATCATCTAACAAAGAGCTAATATAAAAACTAAATTGtcgaaataaaaacaaacaacaaacACAACTAAAAAATAGAAATTAGAACCCACAAATGAAGTAGGAAGCAATCTGTAATCCAAAACAtctaagaaaagaaaaatacaatCAGATGTAAGAAGAACGATTAAATGATTATAAAAGAAGAAGAACGAAGAATTAATTACCTAGTGTGGAGCTCTCTCGTGTGAGGAGAGATGAGGAGGAGTAAACACTCACATTTGGCATACAAGCATTATCACCCGATGAACCGCTATCCAATTCGCTGACAATACACAATTTATCCCCAATTAGAAACCAAAATTACAAACCCTAGAATAcaaaataatcaaattatgaaatgaaaaagaaaaatgtgAGTATTAACCTTGCAGCGATCGTCTTTAGTAATGGCAGATGACCTTCAAGCGCAGTTTTGAGAGGCTCAACTGGTTTATACCTAATTTTTTCCCCAACTTTTGTTAAACCAAGAATGAGAAATGACATTgatgattagaaattgaaaagattgaaactttgaaaaaataggatagaaaaagAAGCAGCGCAATGGGAGAGAGTTGAGGAGAGTGGGCGAAGAAACCAGAGAAGTTTGAATGAGGAAGAAGGGTGAAGGAATCCCAGGAAAGAGGAAAGAAGAGCGTGGAAAGAAGATCTGGACGGAGGGTATACTCCGTaaaatgaaggagaacaagggGTAATATGGGCAATCCACTGTTCCATGAATAGTAATAAGAGTTCAAGCCTTTATATGTGTTAGGATTAAAGTTGTTTATAAATAAAAAGACAGACTTGGAAAAGCCACCCAAATATTTAATCACATGCCAGTGCAAATGAGTTACAAAATTACAATTTGATCTAATGTACGTATTGGAAGGAGACATGAGCTTCCGAAGTAAAATGTCAGAAGTTAAGCGCCTAATTATGACGAACACAACAGACTGACGATACAGCCCTTCGTCAAACTGCTATTCCAAGGCCTAACAGATACAAGTGTTACAACATCTGGGACTAAAACTGCAGTTCAAAAATAAGAATACTAAGATTGACTAACAAGGATAGATGTATCTCAACAGCTAATTGGTTGAGTCGCACTCGGTTCCTGATCAGGATTTAGGGGTTGATTCTCCTGATCAGGATTTAGGGGTTGATTCTCCTGATCAGTGTTACCAACTTGGACCAAACTGACTTTATTCTGTGGCTGTTTAGATCCCTCAATTTCTTCTTTCTCTGTGTTTAATAAGGAGACATCTTCCTCAGGCTGAACGATAGCTACAGTTGGCTCCTTTGTGTTTTCAACTGGAATTGCATTATTGGTGTCTCCTTGCAATTCAACATCACAAGGTTTTTCAACTGCTTCTGGTTTATTTTTCTCAGGTTGCTCTTTCCCTTGACTAGTCTCCACTTTGTTTTCTTCGTGTTTCTTATTCTCTTCTGGTACTTGAGAGTTTTCCAGCTCTTCCAGTTTACCATCAACTTCTTTCTGTTCCTCAGCTTTCTCCTCTTCAGTGTTGTTATCTTTCATCTCCACATCTTTCTCATCCCCAGTCCCAGTcttatcatcatcatcttccctATCAGCAGCTGCAGACTCAACTCCATCAGTCTCTTCCTTGTTTGAGCGTGATTTCTTCTGCCGCGAACCACTTTCTGGTGTGTCTGTTTCTCTTGATTTGCTACTTAATCTAGCAGAACGACGGGGAGTATCACCTGTTTCCAGGAGCAGGAGCAGCCAAGTGTCATTCATATCATCTACTTATTTTTAATATAATAGAAAGTAAATAAAAAGCTACCTACCTGTGCCCCAGTCAAACTTGGATGAACAAGGACCATCAGGATGGGTTTTCAGATATTGCTCCAATTGTCTCTTATTCTTGATTTCTTCACCAGATGGTGCAATAAATACAATCTCATTCCGTCGAGGGGTTCCAGTTCCACCCTTCTTCGGGATGAACTGCAATTGCATGGGGAACCATATGATTCAACTACAAACACAGGC contains:
- the LOC110800812 gene encoding uncharacterized protein gives rise to the protein MAICNLKVILFFWVCLAVPSILAKHVVKNCDKKANYAVKVKGVEMQPDPVVPGKEAVFSISASTVEAISGGKVMIDVSYFGIHVHSETIDLCKETSCPISAGDFVLSHKQTLPIFTPPGSYTLKLRINNSNQLLTCASFGFTIGFGGSAYDS
- the LOC110781232 gene encoding methyl-CpG-binding domain-containing protein 11-like, which translates into the protein MASHLADKPVIQELPTSQTTNFDQVVTIELPAPQGWTKKFIPKKGGTGTPRRNEIVFIAPSGEEIKNKRQLEQYLKTHPDGPCSSKFDWGTGDTPRRSARLSSKSRETDTPESGSRQKKSRSNKEETDGVESAAADREDDDDKTGTGDEKDVEMKDNNTEEEKAEEQKEVDGKLEELENSQVPEENKKHEENKVETSQGKEQPEKNKPEAVEKPCDVELQGDTNNAIPVENTKEPTVAIVQPEEDVSLLNTEKEEIEGSKQPQNKVSLVQVGNTDQENQPLNPDQENQPLNPDQEPSATQPISC